Proteins from a single region of Azospira inquinata:
- a CDS encoding SCO family protein codes for MSAHALRPSRPAAPQQGQRRPSRPAPGSGRGLLLAGLVGLTQAAWAGEALPSRPLSGPAPATEAWTTGAPQSINTAGTPGEAREAAPLFASSSNDLAAEAAAARREGRRLVVAFTLPDCPGCREMGREVFPDPATRTAFAHRFRTVHVDLAASAPLVGPDGKTWNRVEFAQSLHAYATPSFAFFDDQGAFLYRHTGTLDRAEFLRLGDYVASAAYEDQPFVPGQAVGHQTHAGKSHQASGVAPTLRADAPDPGLPRHPQFRLTDSQGQSRRLSDFRGRVVALAVGYTRCPDVCPTTLSSLKAALEALPERLRRRVQVIFATLDPERDSAALLGEYTAAFAPRGGLPFLGLGGNPEETQALIRQLSLVAEKRPAPGMDYTLDHTAGIFLIDAQGKLQGLEPYDGPLADLQADLATLAAGARPAKALAPTAEHTASPRAAPSIKASRHGGPTARAPRAAPAPAPLGLQDQPPPSPEAHPAPRSEPVARAALSPSGPDPVPPL; via the coding sequence ATGTCCGCCCACGCCCTCCGCCCCTCCCGGCCCGCCGCCCCCCAACAAGGGCAACGCCGCCCGTCCCGCCCCGCCCCCGGATCGGGACGGGGCCTGCTCCTGGCCGGACTGGTGGGCCTGACCCAGGCCGCCTGGGCCGGGGAGGCCCTCCCGTCCCGGCCCCTGTCCGGCCCCGCCCCGGCGACGGAAGCGTGGACCACCGGGGCCCCTCAAAGCATAAACACCGCCGGCACCCCGGGGGAGGCTCGGGAAGCCGCCCCCCTCTTCGCCAGCAGCAGCAACGATCTGGCGGCGGAGGCGGCGGCCGCCCGGCGGGAAGGGCGGCGGCTGGTGGTGGCCTTTACCCTGCCCGACTGTCCGGGCTGCCGGGAAATGGGCCGGGAGGTATTCCCCGATCCGGCCACCCGGACCGCCTTCGCCCACCGTTTCCGCACCGTCCACGTGGATCTGGCCGCCAGCGCCCCCTTGGTGGGTCCGGACGGCAAGACCTGGAACCGAGTGGAATTCGCCCAGTCCCTCCACGCCTACGCCACCCCCTCCTTCGCCTTTTTCGATGACCAGGGGGCGTTTCTCTACCGCCACACGGGCACCCTGGACCGGGCCGAATTTCTGCGCCTGGGGGATTACGTGGCCAGCGCCGCCTATGAGGACCAGCCCTTTGTGCCGGGCCAGGCTGTCGGCCACCAGACCCACGCCGGTAAAAGCCACCAGGCCTCCGGCGTGGCCCCGACCCTGCGAGCCGACGCCCCGGACCCGGGCCTGCCCCGCCATCCCCAGTTCCGCCTCACGGACAGCCAGGGCCAGAGCCGCCGCTTGAGCGACTTTCGGGGCCGGGTGGTGGCCCTGGCCGTGGGTTACACCCGCTGCCCGGATGTGTGCCCCACCACCCTGAGCAGCCTCAAGGCCGCCCTGGAAGCCCTGCCGGAACGGCTGCGCCGCCGGGTCCAGGTGATTTTCGCCACCCTGGACCCGGAGCGGGATAGCGCAGCCCTGCTGGGGGAATACACCGCCGCCTTCGCCCCCCGGGGCGGCCTGCCCTTCCTGGGTCTGGGGGGCAATCCGGAAGAAACCCAGGCCCTGATCCGCCAACTTTCCCTGGTGGCGGAAAAACGCCCGGCCCCGGGCATGGATTACACCCTGGATCACACGGCGGGCATTTTCCTCATCGACGCCCAGGGCAAGCTCCAAGGGCTGGAACCCTACGATGGCCCCCTGGCGGACCTTCAGGCCGATCTGGCCACCCTGGCCGCTGGGGCTCGGCCGGCCAAGGCTCTGGCCCCCACCGCCGAACATACGGCGTCCCCTCGGGCAGCCCCTTCGATCAAGGCCTCTCGCCACGGTGGCCCCACCGCCCGGGCCCCCAGGGCCGCCCCAGCCCCAGCGCCCCTGGGGCTTCAGGATCAGCCGCCCCCCAGCCCTGAGGCCCACCCGGCGCCCCGATCCGAGCCGGTGGCCCGGGCTGCCCTTTCCCCTTCCGGGCCGGACCCTGTCCCTCCCCTTTAA
- a CDS encoding CoA transferase subunit A, whose amino-acid sequence MSLNKLLPLAEAASRYAADGIQYASGAALPVGADPTVFGRELVRQGRRDLHAIFNCNTQQLNLLAAAGTVSKAECGFSGLEGFGFANGLRRAVEGGKLALEDYSNLAIALRFLGGALNWPFVPATTNIGSDIQFRSAFAPDDYPAQAKIPDITDPFSGRTIGAFSPLKPDLAVIHVTLADPEGNAIMIGSEWSRFEMSRAAKRLVLVADHIVDGACIRQYPNLVRIPSLIVDAVVWWPFSAWPAASPGVHDVDEAHMKFMNQALATEEGTYRYIQDYIFSYQTVDDYLALIGQETLEKLAATPSAFLLDPYRQWILPRQDVEALLAENRVLRRAA is encoded by the coding sequence ATGTCTTTGAACAAACTGCTCCCCCTGGCGGAAGCCGCCAGCCGTTATGCCGCCGACGGCATTCAATACGCCTCCGGCGCCGCCCTGCCCGTGGGGGCCGACCCCACGGTTTTTGGCCGAGAACTGGTGCGCCAGGGCCGTCGGGACCTCCACGCCATTTTTAACTGCAACACCCAGCAACTGAATCTGCTGGCCGCCGCCGGGACGGTGAGCAAGGCGGAATGCGGCTTTTCCGGCCTGGAGGGCTTCGGCTTTGCCAACGGCCTGCGCCGGGCCGTGGAAGGGGGCAAGCTGGCCCTGGAGGATTACTCCAATCTGGCCATCGCCCTGCGCTTTCTCGGCGGCGCCCTGAACTGGCCCTTTGTCCCCGCCACCACCAACATCGGCTCGGACATCCAGTTCCGCAGCGCCTTCGCCCCGGACGACTACCCGGCCCAGGCCAAGATTCCGGACATCACGGACCCCTTTTCCGGCCGCACCATCGGCGCCTTCTCCCCCTTGAAGCCGGACCTGGCGGTCATCCACGTCACCCTGGCGGACCCGGAGGGCAACGCCATCATGATCGGCTCGGAATGGAGCCGCTTTGAAATGTCCCGGGCGGCCAAGCGCCTGGTGCTGGTGGCGGACCACATCGTGGATGGGGCCTGCATCCGCCAGTATCCCAATCTGGTCCGCATTCCCAGCCTGATCGTGGATGCGGTGGTGTGGTGGCCCTTCTCCGCCTGGCCCGCCGCCTCCCCCGGGGTCCATGACGTGGACGAAGCCCACATGAAATTCATGAACCAGGCCCTGGCCACGGAGGAAGGCACCTACCGCTACATCCAGGACTACATTTTCAGCTACCAGACGGTGGACGATTACCTGGCCCTCATCGGCCAGGAAACCCTGGAAAAACTGGCCGCCACCCCCAGCGCCTTTCTTCTGGACCCCTACCGGCAATGGATCCTGCCCCGCCAGGACGTGGAAGCCCTGCTGGCGGAAAACCGGGTACTGCGGAGAGCCGCATGA
- a CDS encoding CoA-transferase subunit beta has product MTTATASLAPRAEKPSLSRYTRQEMMAIAAGREIKDGEMAIFGVGLSLLAGFFAQAHHGPHIRSLTEGGVYGATPIGGLPWGIECNRLCTNATSFTNGLDALGFLVASGRCDVGIIGAAQVDKFGNVNTTGIWNGEIGDHFRPPKTRLTGAGGANDIASGAKRTVIMVSHEKKRFVEKVDYLTSPGYLEGGDSRERYGFVGQGPAAIVTTLGILRPHPETKEFWLDAYFPFSSIDEIKANTGWDLRVANDAHMVPPPTPRELEVLREVDETGMLRREK; this is encoded by the coding sequence ATGACCACTGCCACCGCCTCCCTCGCCCCCCGGGCCGAAAAGCCCAGCCTCAGCCGCTATACCCGTCAGGAAATGATGGCCATTGCCGCCGGACGGGAAATCAAGGATGGGGAAATGGCTATTTTCGGTGTCGGCCTCTCCCTCCTGGCCGGCTTCTTCGCCCAGGCCCACCACGGCCCCCATATCCGCTCCCTCACGGAAGGGGGCGTCTATGGCGCCACCCCTATCGGCGGCCTGCCCTGGGGCATTGAATGCAACCGGCTGTGCACCAACGCCACCTCCTTCACCAACGGCCTGGACGCCCTGGGCTTTCTCGTCGCCTCCGGGCGCTGCGACGTGGGCATTATCGGCGCCGCCCAGGTGGATAAATTCGGCAACGTGAATACCACGGGCATCTGGAACGGGGAAATCGGGGACCATTTCCGCCCCCCCAAGACCCGCCTCACCGGTGCCGGGGGCGCCAACGACATCGCCAGCGGCGCCAAGCGCACGGTGATTATGGTGAGCCACGAGAAAAAGCGCTTTGTGGAAAAGGTGGATTACCTCACCTCCCCCGGCTACCTGGAAGGAGGGGATTCCCGGGAACGCTACGGCTTCGTCGGCCAGGGCCCGGCGGCCATTGTCACCACCCTGGGCATCCTCCGCCCCCACCCGGAAACCAAGGAATTCTGGCTGGACGCCTATTTCCCCTTTTCCAGCATCGACGAAATCAAGGCCAACACGGGCTGGGACCTGCGGGTCGCCAACGACGCCCACATGGTGCCGCCCCCCACTCCCCGGGAACTGGAAGTGCTGCGGGAGGTGGATGAAACCGGGATGCTGCGGCGGGAAAAATAG
- a CDS encoding carbonic anhydrase encodes MTCSDSRVVPELFTQQDPGDLFVIRNAGNIVPPYGPEPGGVSATVEYAVSALKVVDIVICGHSNCGAMGAISSCQCLDHLPAVGHWLRYADAAKAIVESNEYATQREKADALVRENVIAQLANIKTHPAVALAISHGRLNLHGWVYDIERGVIDALDGESKQFVPLSDNYAINATKF; translated from the coding sequence GTGACCTGTTCCGACAGCCGGGTGGTACCGGAGCTGTTTACCCAGCAGGATCCGGGCGACCTGTTCGTCATCCGCAACGCGGGGAATATCGTTCCCCCCTACGGTCCCGAACCCGGCGGTGTTTCGGCCACGGTGGAATATGCGGTATCCGCCCTTAAGGTGGTGGATATCGTCATCTGCGGCCACTCCAACTGTGGGGCCATGGGCGCCATTTCCAGCTGCCAGTGTTTGGACCATCTGCCCGCCGTGGGCCACTGGCTGCGCTATGCGGATGCGGCCAAGGCCATCGTGGAGTCCAATGAGTACGCCACCCAGCGGGAAAAGGCGGACGCCCTGGTTCGGGAAAACGTCATTGCCCAGCTGGCCAATATCAAGACCCACCCGGCGGTGGCCCTGGCCATTTCCCACGGGCGGCTGAATCTGCACGGCTGGGTCTATGACATTGAACGGGGCGTGATCGACGCCCTGGATGGGGAAAGCAAGCAGTTCGTGCCCCTGTCCGATAACTACGCCATCAACGCTACCAAGTTCTGA
- a CDS encoding rhodanese-like domain-containing protein, translating to MPLFLIESHPAAARRADLPERLDRIRRHRPGALVDVRLGARQQPQRLLALVNAADAGDARAVWALGSLAAGTVRPLAEAGCGPAGSPHPLDKAVGQGGNAAIRQVLGDGLPLPEAAGPVRAPIDQQGERDMEEDIILARARARGEAEQLPYAGALLPEEAWLLLKLRPDARLVDIRSRPEWELVGRVPGALEVEFMEYPDWTEHPDFLPRLRQEVAPDALVFLLCRSGQRSHRAATQLARAGYRQCFNVLEGFEGDKDGRGQRTVNGWRNKQLPWRQ from the coding sequence ATGCCCCTCTTTCTTATCGAAAGCCACCCCGCCGCCGCCCGGCGGGCCGATCTGCCGGAACGGCTGGACCGTATTCGCCGCCATCGCCCCGGGGCCCTGGTGGATGTGCGCCTGGGGGCCCGGCAGCAGCCCCAGCGCTTGCTGGCCCTGGTCAATGCGGCGGATGCGGGGGATGCCCGGGCGGTGTGGGCCCTGGGCAGCCTGGCGGCGGGCACGGTACGGCCCCTGGCGGAAGCAGGCTGTGGCCCGGCCGGGAGCCCCCACCCTTTGGATAAAGCCGTAGGCCAGGGGGGCAATGCCGCCATCCGCCAGGTGCTGGGGGATGGCCTGCCCCTACCGGAAGCCGCCGGCCCGGTGCGGGCTCCCATTGATCAACAAGGAGAGCGGGACATGGAAGAAGACATCATCCTGGCCCGGGCCCGCGCCCGGGGAGAAGCGGAGCAACTGCCCTACGCGGGGGCCCTGTTACCGGAAGAGGCTTGGCTGCTGCTCAAACTCAGGCCCGACGCCCGGTTGGTGGATATCCGCTCCCGCCCCGAATGGGAGCTGGTGGGCCGGGTGCCCGGGGCCCTGGAAGTGGAATTCATGGAATACCCGGACTGGACCGAACACCCGGATTTTCTCCCCCGCCTGCGCCAGGAAGTGGCCCCGGATGCCCTGGTCTTCCTCCTCTGCCGCTCCGGCCAACGCTCCCACCGGGCCGCCACCCAACTGGCCCGGGCCGGCTACCGGCAATGCTTCAATGTGCTGGAAGGTTTTGAAGGGGACAAGGATGGCCGGGGTCAGCGCACGGTGAATGGCTGGCGGAATAAACAGCTGCCGTGGCGGCAGTAG